The Sulfurihydrogenibium sp. YO3AOP1 genome has a window encoding:
- a CDS encoding hemolysin family protein produces the protein MGERYTAILSDLTMEALIIFLVILTAGFFAAIESSFFSLDRIKIKKLANTGSKSAKLVEFLRNHPKELVITFLIGNELANITATSLIASFTINHFGKEYLAVGALVSALLLLSLGDITPKLIGTNYPEKYALITARPFYLFYILITPFRIVFLKFTTFVLNKLGLELATHEHKITEEDLKFIIHQSAEHKILSEEETELIFNTFELSEISITEIMVPRRDIFAVEKGISVKELAKILEGKDYSKIPVYEDNLDNVVGVIYLKDILFLIYEGKEEKIDSFIKAILFLPEFTTVLDAMKKFNESKQNIAIVVDEHGTTVGLITYKDLIETIVGDIPEEYEPEEATIKQISDNVWIVSGKEDVAFLTDELGIVLPEDYDYDTIAGFILDYLKRFPEENEEFIVQDYKFKVIEMSSNRIEKVMIERLETPNSNGEEND, from the coding sequence ATGGGAGAGAGGTATACTGCCATTTTGTCTGATCTAACCATGGAAGCTTTAATAATATTCTTGGTTATTTTAACAGCCGGGTTTTTTGCTGCTATAGAATCTTCGTTTTTTTCCTTAGATAGAATAAAAATAAAAAAATTAGCAAATACTGGCTCAAAATCTGCAAAGCTTGTAGAGTTTTTAAGAAACCATCCAAAGGAACTTGTAATTACATTTTTGATAGGTAATGAGCTTGCAAACATAACAGCAACATCTTTAATAGCATCATTCACCATAAACCATTTTGGAAAAGAGTATTTAGCAGTTGGAGCCTTAGTAAGTGCATTACTTTTACTTAGTCTTGGAGATATAACGCCAAAGCTTATCGGAACAAATTATCCAGAAAAGTATGCATTAATAACTGCAAGACCTTTCTATCTGTTTTACATTTTAATAACACCTTTTAGAATTGTTTTTTTAAAATTTACAACTTTCGTCTTAAACAAACTTGGATTAGAGCTTGCTACCCATGAACACAAAATAACAGAAGAAGATTTAAAATTCATCATCCATCAGTCAGCCGAACATAAGATTCTGTCAGAAGAAGAAACGGAGTTGATTTTTAATACTTTTGAACTATCAGAGATTTCGATAACCGAGATAATGGTTCCAAGAAGAGATATATTTGCAGTAGAAAAAGGAATTTCAGTAAAAGAGTTAGCAAAAATATTAGAGGGTAAAGATTATAGTAAAATTCCTGTTTATGAAGATAATCTTGATAATGTGGTTGGAGTTATTTATCTAAAAGATATTTTATTTTTAATCTATGAGGGCAAAGAAGAGAAGATAGATAGCTTTATAAAAGCAATCTTATTTTTGCCAGAATTTACAACCGTCTTAGATGCAATGAAAAAATTTAACGAATCAAAGCAGAATATAGCCATCGTAGTAGATGAGCATGGTACAACCGTTGGACTTATTACATACAAAGATTTGATTGAGACAATCGTAGGAGATATACCAGAGGAGTATGAACCGGAAGAAGCAACAATAAAACAAATTTCAGATAATGTATGGATTGTCTCCGGTAAGGAAGATGTTGCATTCTTAACAGATGAGCTTGGAATTGTATTGCCAGAAGACTATGACTATGACACCATAGCAGGCTTTATTCTTGACTATTTAAAAAGATTTCCGGAGGAAAATGAAGAGTTCATCGTTCAAGATTACAAATTTAAAGTTATTGAAATGAGTTCAAACAGAATAGAAAAGGTAATGATAGAGAGATTAGAAACTCCAAACTCTAACGGGGAAGAAAATGATTAG
- a CDS encoding ABC transporter ATP-binding protein, which produces MDSSRQPLLKVENLTKRYLIKKGFFSKNYFTAVNNVSFELNTGQVLGLVGESGSGKSTIGKLILNLIKPNEGKILYKGIDITNNLSKALRREISIIFQDPRTSLNPRFKIYDILEEPLIVHNIPKNERKDIVVKTIKSVELDETFLDRYPHELSGGQRQRVAIARAIILNPKLIIADEPTSALDVTVQLQIVNLLEKLKNEKNISFIFISHDLNVVGKLSDYIVVLYKGKIMEKGVKNDIIENPLHPYTKILFDSLPPHHPKYRKTITNIIEQDDESFDGCEFYSRCPIKKDECKTKPNYKNINGREVYCHFV; this is translated from the coding sequence ATGGATAGTAGTAGGCAGCCGCTTTTAAAGGTTGAAAATCTTACTAAAAGATATCTTATAAAAAAAGGATTTTTCAGTAAAAATTATTTCACAGCTGTTAATAATGTATCCTTTGAGTTAAACACAGGTCAAGTTTTAGGGCTTGTTGGAGAATCCGGAAGCGGAAAATCTACAATCGGAAAGCTTATTCTAAACCTTATCAAGCCAAATGAAGGAAAGATTTTATATAAAGGCATAGATATTACAAACAATTTATCAAAAGCTTTAAGAAGAGAAATATCCATCATATTCCAAGACCCAAGAACATCCTTAAACCCAAGATTTAAAATCTACGACATTTTAGAAGAACCTTTAATAGTTCATAATATACCAAAAAATGAAAGAAAAGATATTGTAGTCAAAACTATAAAATCTGTTGAATTAGATGAAACATTTTTAGATAGATATCCACACGAGCTTTCTGGTGGTCAAAGGCAGAGAGTAGCCATTGCAAGGGCTATTATTCTTAATCCAAAGCTAATAATTGCAGATGAGCCAACATCCGCCCTTGATGTTACAGTTCAGCTACAGATTGTAAATCTTTTAGAAAAACTAAAAAACGAGAAAAATATAAGCTTTATTTTTATATCTCACGATTTAAACGTAGTTGGAAAGCTATCTGATTATATAGTTGTATTATACAAAGGTAAAATCATGGAGAAAGGAGTAAAAAACGATATTATAGAAAACCCATTGCATCCATACACAAAAATATTATTTGATAGTCTGCCACCACATCATCCAAAATATAGAAAGACAATAACAAACATTATAGAACAAGATGATGAAAGCTTTGATGGATGTGAGTTTTACAGTCGTTGCCCAATCAAAAAAGATGAATGTAAAACAAAGCCAAACTATAAAAATATAAATGGGAGAGAGGTATACTGCCATTTTGTCTGA
- a CDS encoding restriction endonuclease subunit S, whose amino-acid sequence MKESKGFKETEIGLIPEDWEVARLGEVFEVKQGKQLSAKENRDGKVLKPFLRTSNVLWNKIDLSELSYMPFSESEFKNLKLKKGDILVCEGGDVGRTAVWDGQIDEISYQNHLHRLRSVKDNINNYFFAYWMEYAITIKNLYHQNANKTTIPNLSSSRLKAFPIPLPPLEEQRAIADILSTVQNAIEKTEKVINATKQLKKSMMKHLFTYGAVAVDEIDRIKLKESEIGLIPEHWEVVRLGEVVDLDRGISWRKFEEGSKDNGHLIISIPNIKDGYIDFNSKYNHYLIKHIPKNKQIQLNDILFVGSSGSIENVGRNVFIENLSFEGIGFASFVFRARVKVNTVIPKFLYFMANSHWFNYKDYVRRSSDGKYNFQLTEFKTIKIPLPPLDEQQKIANILTTIDQKIQAEEKKKVALRSLFKTLLHQLMTGKIRVR is encoded by the coding sequence ATGAAAGAAAGTAAAGGATTTAAAGAAACTGAGATTGGATTAATTCCAGAGGATTGGGAAGTTGCGAGGTTGGGGGAGGTTTTTGAAGTTAAACAAGGAAAACAGCTATCTGCAAAAGAAAATAGGGATGGTAAGGTCTTAAAACCATTTTTAAGAACATCAAATGTTTTATGGAACAAAATAGATTTATCAGAACTTAGTTATATGCCATTTTCAGAATCGGAATTTAAAAATTTAAAACTCAAGAAAGGTGATATACTTGTATGTGAAGGTGGAGATGTTGGCAGAACTGCGGTTTGGGACGGTCAAATAGATGAAATATCTTATCAAAACCATTTACACAGGTTAAGGTCAGTTAAAGATAATATAAACAATTACTTTTTTGCTTACTGGATGGAATACGCAATTACTATAAAAAACCTTTATCATCAAAACGCTAATAAAACAACTATTCCTAATCTTTCTTCTTCAAGACTTAAAGCTTTTCCTATCCCCCTACCACCACTTGAAGAGCAAAGAGCTATTGCTGATATTCTTTCTACTGTCCAAAATGCTATAGAAAAAACAGAAAAAGTTATAAATGCTACAAAACAGCTTAAAAAGTCTATGATGAAGCATCTTTTTACATATGGAGCTGTTGCAGTTGATGAGATTGATAGAATTAAATTAAAAGAGTCTGAAATCGGACTAATTCCAGAACATTGGGAAGTTGTGAGATTGGGAGAGGTTGTTGACCTTGATAGAGGAATTTCTTGGAGAAAGTTTGAAGAAGGTAGCAAAGATAATGGACATTTGATAATTTCCATTCCAAACATTAAAGATGGATATATTGACTTTAACTCAAAATATAATCATTATCTAATTAAGCATATTCCCAAGAATAAGCAAATTCAATTGAACGATATTCTTTTTGTTGGTTCAAGCGGAAGTATTGAGAATGTGGGCAGAAATGTTTTTATTGAAAATCTTTCTTTTGAAGGTATTGGGTTTGCTTCTTTCGTATTTAGAGCAAGAGTAAAAGTTAATACTGTCATCCCAAAATTTTTATATTTTATGGCAAATTCACATTGGTTTAATTATAAAGATTATGTTAGAAGGTCTTCCGATGGTAAGTATAATTTCCAGCTAACAGAATTCAAGACTATAAAAATCCCCCTTCCACCACTTGACGAACAGCAAAAAATAGCTAACATCCTAACAACCATAGACCAAAAAATTCAAGCAGAAGAAAAAAAGAAAGTAGCATTACGAAGCTTATTTAAAACACTACTACATCAACTTATGACAGGAAAAATTAGAGTTAGATAA
- a CDS encoding pyridoxal phosphate-dependent aminotransferase encodes MELSQRIQKIKPSQTLAITAKANELKAKGVDIISFGAGEPDFDTPDFVKEAAIKALKEGKTKYTAAAGIPELRKAIAEKLKNRNNIEYTPSEVIVVPGAKMGLYEIFAILLNSGDEVIVPAPYWVSYTEQIALNDGESITPELSEENGFVLTAEIVEASITPKTKALVLNTPSNPTGAVIPKKELERIAEVCLKHKIMIISDECYEEFSYGEPHVSIASLSKEVREITFTVGAFSKSYSMTGWRLGWVAAPEKYIKAITNIQSQTISNPTTFAQYGALEALKDNGQFPAMMRNEFIKRRDYIVDALNSIKGVKCVKPEGAFYAFPNVSYYIKGNIKNDLDLTEYLLENARVAVVPGSAFGKEGYIRLSYATSMDNIVEGVRRIKEALEKLES; translated from the coding sequence ATGGAATTATCTCAGAGAATTCAAAAGATAAAACCTTCTCAAACGTTAGCAATAACTGCAAAGGCTAACGAGCTTAAAGCTAAAGGTGTTGATATAATAAGCTTTGGAGCAGGAGAGCCAGATTTTGATACACCGGACTTTGTAAAAGAAGCAGCAATAAAGGCATTAAAAGAAGGAAAAACAAAATACACAGCGGCAGCAGGAATTCCAGAGCTTAGAAAAGCAATTGCAGAGAAATTAAAAAACAGAAATAACATAGAATACACACCTTCAGAAGTTATAGTAGTTCCCGGTGCTAAAATGGGATTGTATGAGATCTTTGCAATTCTCTTAAATTCAGGAGATGAAGTGATAGTTCCAGCTCCTTATTGGGTTTCTTATACAGAGCAGATAGCTTTAAACGATGGAGAAAGTATTACACCGGAGCTATCAGAAGAAAACGGCTTTGTTTTAACAGCGGAAATAGTAGAAGCATCAATAACTCCAAAAACAAAGGCTTTAGTCTTAAACACACCATCAAACCCTACCGGTGCAGTAATACCAAAAAAAGAGCTTGAAAGAATAGCAGAAGTTTGCTTAAAACACAAAATAATGATAATTTCTGACGAGTGTTATGAAGAGTTTAGCTATGGAGAGCCACACGTTAGCATAGCTTCTTTGTCAAAAGAAGTTAGAGAGATAACATTTACAGTTGGAGCATTTTCTAAATCTTACTCTATGACAGGTTGGAGGCTTGGATGGGTTGCAGCCCCTGAAAAGTACATAAAAGCTATTACTAACATACAAAGTCAGACAATCTCAAACCCAACAACTTTTGCCCAGTATGGAGCTTTAGAAGCATTAAAAGATAACGGTCAATTTCCGGCGATGATGAGAAATGAGTTTATAAAAAGAAGAGATTATATAGTTGATGCTTTAAACAGCATTAAAGGCGTTAAGTGTGTAAAACCAGAAGGTGCATTTTATGCTTTTCCTAATGTTTCTTATTACATAAAGGGCAATATTAAAAACGATTTAGACCTAACAGAGTATTTACTTGAAAATGCAAGAGTTGCGGTAGTTCCCGGCTCAGCCTTTGGAAAAGAAGGTTACATAAGATTATCTTATGCAACATCTATGGATAATATTGTTGAAGGAGTAAGAAGAATTAAAGAAGCTTTAGAGAAGTTAGAAAGTTAG